The Monodelphis domestica isolate mMonDom1 chromosome 7, mMonDom1.pri, whole genome shotgun sequence genome window below encodes:
- the GRIFIN gene encoding grifin — protein sequence MPVQFEAFCSGGLVPGWSLMVQGQTNSKDDEFEINFLSESGDIAFHFKPRFSNATLVCNSFQTSHWGEEEVFNVFPLELKEPFEIEIFSDSEYFHVFIQENKVAQYEHRHKPLASINKVQVLNDLRFPLVELSKKRLYRSAL from the exons ATGCCTGTGCAG TTTGAAGCCTTTTGCTCAGGTGGCCTGGTCCCAGGCTGGAGTCTGATGGTCCAGGGTCAGACCAACTCCAAAGATGATGA GTTTGAAATAAACTTCCTCTCTGAGTCAGGTGACATCGCTTTCCACTTCAAACCCCGGTTCTCCAATGCCACCTTGGTCTGCAACTCCTTCCAGACCAGTCATTGGGGTGAAGAGGAAGTTTTCAATGTCTTCCCTCTGGAACTAAAAGAACCCTTTGAG ATTGAAATCTTTTCAGATTCAGAATATTTCCATGTCTTCATCCAAGAGAACAAGGTGGCACAGTACGAGCACCGACACAAACCATTGGCCTCCATCAACAAGGTGCAAGTGTTGAACGACCTCAGATTCCCCCTGGTGGAGCTTTCCAAGAAGCGCCTTTATAGAAGCGCCCTGTAA